Proteins encoded within one genomic window of Kibdelosporangium phytohabitans:
- a CDS encoding Nif3-like dinuclear metal center hexameric protein: MITVGRVVAALEAAYPPELAESWDAVGLVCGDPADEVRRALVCVDPTESTVDEAVELGADLVVAHHPLLLRGVHGVPANTPKGSLVHRLIRSGIALYCAHTNADSASPGVSDALAAAIGLTVSAPLSPKEQPHLGLGRIGELPEPEPLAVFAQRVADALPETAWGVRAAGDPQRLIRTVAVCGGAGDSLLAQATAAGVDAYVTADLRHHVSGEHLDSAPHAPALVDVSHWASEWPWCDQAAGVVRAAFGGNVETHTSTRRTDPWTLRAARTGRTAR, translated from the coding sequence TTGATCACAGTTGGCCGGGTCGTCGCCGCACTGGAGGCCGCGTACCCGCCTGAACTGGCCGAATCGTGGGACGCCGTCGGGCTGGTCTGCGGTGACCCGGCCGACGAGGTCCGTCGCGCGCTGGTCTGCGTGGACCCGACTGAGTCCACTGTGGACGAAGCGGTCGAGCTCGGCGCCGACCTCGTCGTGGCCCACCACCCGCTGCTGCTGCGCGGCGTGCACGGCGTACCGGCGAACACCCCCAAGGGCAGTCTGGTGCACCGCCTGATCCGCTCAGGCATAGCGCTGTACTGCGCGCACACCAACGCCGACTCCGCGTCGCCCGGCGTCTCGGACGCGCTCGCCGCCGCGATCGGGCTGACCGTCAGCGCGCCGCTCAGCCCCAAGGAGCAGCCGCACCTCGGCCTCGGCCGGATCGGTGAACTGCCGGAACCCGAACCGCTGGCGGTGTTCGCCCAGCGCGTCGCGGACGCGTTGCCCGAGACCGCGTGGGGCGTGCGCGCGGCCGGTGACCCGCAGCGTCTGATCAGGACGGTCGCGGTCTGTGGTGGCGCCGGAGACTCGCTGCTCGCCCAGGCCACGGCCGCGGGCGTGGACGCGTACGTCACCGCGGACCTGCGCCACCACGTCAGCGGCGAACACCTCGACTCGGCGCCGCACGCGCCCGCGCTGGTCGACGTCTCGCACTGGGCCAGCGAGTGGCCGTGGTGCGACCAGGCGGCGGGCGTCGTGCGCGCCGCCTTCGGGGGTAACGTCGAAACCCACACATCTACCCGCCGCACCGATCCATGGACCCTCCGTGCGGCCAGAACGGGGAGGACCGCACGTTGA
- a CDS encoding zinc ribbon domain-containing protein has translation MKADPAVQRRLLDLAEIDAELARLAHRRRTLPEITEIGAAEQTERAKRDAQVAATTQLGDVDREVKRQEKEIDQVRARVERDNKLLQSGTVAAKQMTDLEHEIETLHRRQGALEDDLLELMERREALEMDVQHAEAELAKAQAAVSDATGRRDEAFADLETQETRASATRKTMLPQFPEPLLALYNRVREHKGTGAALLRSRRCGACRLELDRVVISQIKAAPADEVVRCEECGAILVRTAESGL, from the coding sequence TTGAAAGCCGACCCAGCCGTGCAACGCCGGCTGCTGGACCTCGCCGAGATCGACGCCGAACTGGCGCGGCTGGCCCACCGCAGGCGAACCCTGCCCGAGATCACCGAGATCGGCGCGGCCGAACAGACCGAGCGGGCCAAGCGGGACGCGCAGGTCGCCGCGACCACCCAGCTCGGCGACGTCGACCGCGAGGTCAAGCGGCAGGAGAAGGAGATCGACCAGGTCCGGGCCAGGGTCGAGCGGGACAACAAGCTGCTGCAGTCCGGCACGGTCGCGGCCAAGCAGATGACCGACCTCGAGCACGAGATCGAGACGCTGCACCGCAGGCAGGGCGCGCTCGAGGACGACCTGCTCGAGCTGATGGAGCGGCGTGAGGCGCTGGAGATGGACGTCCAGCACGCCGAAGCCGAACTGGCCAAGGCGCAGGCGGCGGTGTCCGACGCGACCGGGCGGCGCGACGAGGCCTTCGCCGACCTGGAGACCCAGGAGACCAGGGCCAGCGCGACCCGCAAGACCATGCTGCCGCAGTTCCCCGAGCCGCTGCTGGCCCTCTACAACCGGGTTCGTGAGCACAAGGGCACCGGCGCGGCGCTGCTGCGGTCACGGCGGTGCGGCGCGTGCCGTCTGGAACTGGACCGCGTGGTGATCTCGCAGATCAAGGCAGCGCCCGCGGACGAAGTGGTGCGCTGCGAGGAATGCGGCGCGATCCTGGTCCGAACGGCGGAATCCGGGCTGTGA
- a CDS encoding bifunctional RNase H/acid phosphatase: MKVVVEADGGSRGNPGPAGYGAVVRDAANGELLAERAEGIGVATNNVAEYGGLIAGLQAAASVGADEVEVRMDSKLVVEQMSGRWQIKHPSLQPLAAQARTLAAGFDRVTYSWIPRERNKEADRLANEAMDAQAEPRQSTPSKWTGAKGTPTRFLLVRHGQTPLSVERRYSGRGDVALTPLGEQQALAAATRLSAMDVVDSSTPIVSSPLGRAKQTAQAIADATSGAVDVHTGLTETDFGSWEGLTFAEAAERDSALHSRWLSDPSIPAPGGESFDEVHRRVRKVRDELVSAHEGKTVVVVSHVTPIKSLLRLGLDAGPALLFRLHLDLASLSIVEFYPDGNASVRLVNDISHHPRS, encoded by the coding sequence GTGAAGGTCGTCGTCGAGGCCGACGGCGGGTCCAGGGGCAACCCCGGCCCCGCCGGGTACGGCGCGGTGGTCAGGGACGCGGCCAACGGCGAGCTGCTCGCCGAACGCGCCGAGGGAATCGGTGTGGCCACCAACAACGTGGCCGAGTACGGCGGCCTGATCGCCGGTTTGCAGGCCGCGGCGTCGGTCGGCGCCGACGAGGTCGAAGTGCGGATGGACTCCAAGCTCGTGGTCGAGCAGATGTCCGGCCGCTGGCAGATCAAGCACCCCTCGCTGCAGCCGCTCGCCGCGCAGGCCCGTACGCTGGCCGCCGGGTTCGACCGGGTGACGTACTCCTGGATTCCCCGCGAGCGCAACAAGGAAGCCGACCGGCTGGCCAACGAGGCGATGGACGCGCAGGCCGAACCACGGCAGTCGACGCCGTCGAAGTGGACGGGCGCCAAGGGCACGCCGACCAGGTTCCTGCTGGTGCGCCACGGCCAGACACCGCTGTCGGTCGAGCGGAGGTACTCCGGCCGCGGTGACGTCGCGCTGACGCCGCTGGGGGAGCAGCAGGCACTCGCCGCCGCGACCCGTCTGTCCGCAATGGACGTCGTGGACTCGTCGACGCCGATCGTCTCGTCGCCGTTGGGACGTGCCAAGCAGACCGCACAGGCGATCGCGGACGCGACCAGCGGTGCTGTCGACGTGCACACCGGGCTGACGGAAACGGATTTCGGCTCGTGGGAAGGGCTGACGTTCGCCGAGGCGGCCGAGCGCGACTCGGCGCTGCACAGCCGGTGGCTGTCGGACCCGTCGATCCCGGCGCCCGGCGGTGAGAGCTTCGACGAGGTGCACCGGCGGGTCCGCAAGGTCCGAGACGAGCTCGTGTCGGCGCACGAGGGCAAGACCGTCGTCGTGGTCAGCCACGTCACGCCGATCAAGTCGTTGCTGCGGCTGGGTTTGGACGCGGGGCCGGCGCTGCTGTTCCGGCTGCACCTCGACCTGGCCTCGTTGTCCATTGTGGAGTTCTATCCGGACGGCAACGCCTCGGTCCGGCTGGTCAACGACATCTCACATCATCCCAGGTCGTGA
- a CDS encoding FAD-dependent oxidoreductase, whose translation MRVLIIGAGPTGLTLAGDLAEAGVEVTILERRPPETANATRAFGVHARTLEQLDIRGLADQLPGQKVRAVSLFDKVRLDLSKLPTRFNYLLITPQYEVEKVLRARAERLGAEIVHGEEVTGLVQTADTVTVTSTTRTWEAQYVVGTDGVHSKVRDLLGLPFPGKAVVKSIMLADVKLTTPPPDVLAVNAVGDGFAFVAPFGDGWYRVFAWDRRKQTDDRAPLELDEIREVTRRALGTDMGMHDPRWMSRFHSDERQVPAYRVGRVFLAGDAAHCHSPAGGQGMNTGIQDAANLGWKLAAVLNGHAEPELLDTYQQERHPVGRSVLRSSGAIIRLAMISSRLGRRLRGTLSLLLLGNEKIAAKAAGRISGIAIHYGDKKRAADVPLSTGRLFEALRGGRFVLISNEDRADTPAFVDVVKPVDPVTEPVLVRPDGYVTTWDDVRCR comes from the coding sequence ATGAGAGTCCTGATCATCGGAGCGGGCCCCACCGGACTCACCCTCGCGGGAGACCTCGCCGAAGCAGGCGTGGAAGTGACCATCCTCGAACGCAGGCCACCTGAGACAGCGAACGCGACCAGGGCGTTCGGCGTCCACGCCCGGACGCTCGAACAACTCGACATCCGCGGTCTGGCGGACCAGTTGCCCGGCCAGAAAGTCCGGGCCGTCAGCCTGTTCGACAAGGTGCGGCTCGACCTCAGCAAGCTGCCGACCCGGTTCAACTACCTGTTGATCACGCCTCAGTACGAGGTCGAGAAAGTCCTGCGCGCCCGCGCCGAACGGCTCGGCGCGGAGATCGTCCACGGCGAAGAGGTCACCGGCCTCGTCCAGACCGCCGACACCGTGACCGTCACGAGCACGACACGGACCTGGGAAGCCCAGTACGTCGTCGGCACGGACGGCGTGCACAGCAAAGTCCGCGACCTGCTCGGCCTGCCGTTCCCCGGCAAGGCGGTGGTGAAGTCGATCATGCTGGCAGACGTCAAACTCACCACGCCGCCCCCGGATGTCCTGGCAGTCAACGCGGTCGGCGACGGATTCGCGTTCGTCGCGCCGTTCGGCGACGGCTGGTACCGCGTGTTCGCGTGGGACCGCCGCAAACAAACCGACGACAGGGCACCGCTGGAACTCGACGAGATCCGCGAGGTCACCCGTCGCGCACTCGGCACGGACATGGGCATGCACGACCCGCGGTGGATGTCACGGTTCCACAGCGACGAACGGCAAGTGCCGGCCTACCGAGTCGGCCGCGTCTTCCTGGCGGGCGACGCCGCGCACTGCCACTCCCCCGCAGGCGGGCAGGGCATGAACACGGGCATCCAGGACGCCGCCAACCTCGGCTGGAAGCTCGCCGCCGTCCTCAACGGCCACGCCGAACCGGAACTGCTCGACACCTACCAGCAGGAACGCCATCCGGTCGGCCGGTCCGTGCTGCGCAGCAGCGGCGCGATCATCCGGCTCGCCATGATCTCGTCGAGACTCGGCCGCCGGCTGCGTGGCACGCTCAGCCTTTTGCTGCTCGGCAACGAGAAGATCGCCGCGAAGGCCGCGGGCCGGATCTCCGGCATCGCCATCCACTACGGCGACAAGAAACGCGCGGCCGACGTGCCACTCAGCACGGGCAGGTTGTTCGAAGCGTTGCGAGGCGGGCGTTTCGTGCTCATCTCGAACGAAGACCGGGCGGACACCCCGGCCTTCGTCGACGTGGTCAAACCGGTCGACCCGGTCACCGAGCCGGTACTGGTCCGCCCGGACGGCTACGTCACGACCTGGGATGATGTGAGATGTCGTTGA
- a CDS encoding TetR/AcrR family transcriptional regulator: MARRSDLTRQAILDAARERFAADGYERATIRAIAADAGIDPAMVMRYYGNKEKLFSAAAEFDLRLPDLLGIPREDIGATLARHVITRWEGDETLLALLRAGVTHESVAERMRAIFAAQLGPVISTFDPDRAAMRAGLVSTQVLGFVLCRYVLKFPPVVGMSVDEVVRWLGPTLQRYLTEG; this comes from the coding sequence ATGGCACGCAGGTCCGATCTGACCAGGCAGGCGATCCTCGACGCGGCCCGTGAGCGGTTCGCCGCCGACGGGTACGAGCGCGCGACGATCAGGGCGATCGCGGCGGACGCGGGAATCGACCCGGCGATGGTGATGCGGTACTACGGCAACAAGGAGAAGCTCTTCTCCGCCGCGGCCGAGTTCGACCTGCGCCTTCCCGACCTCCTCGGAATCCCGCGCGAGGACATCGGCGCGACCCTCGCGCGGCACGTGATCACCCGGTGGGAGGGCGACGAGACCCTGCTGGCCCTGCTGAGAGCCGGCGTGACCCACGAGTCGGTGGCTGAGCGGATGCGGGCGATCTTCGCGGCCCAGTTGGGGCCGGTCATCTCGACGTTCGATCCCGACCGTGCCGCCATGCGAGCCGGGTTGGTGTCGACCCAGGTCCTCGGCTTCGTGCTGTGCCGGTACGTGCTGAAGTTCCCGCCGGTGGTGGGGATGAGCGTGGACGAGGTCGTGCGGTGGTTGGGGCCGACCCTGCAGCGCTACCTCACGGAAGGGTAA
- the sfnG gene encoding dimethylsulfone monooxygenase SfnG, with product MSTSDEPIKFAYWVPNVSGGLVTSDIEQRTDWGYDYNRELAVLAENNGFEYALSQVRYIASYGAAYQHESTSFSLALLLATERLKVIAAVHPGLWQPGVLAKLLATADHLSGGRAAVNVVSGWFKDEFTKLGEPWLEHDERYRRSEEFIRVLREIWTSEHAEFAGDFYRLHDFDLKPKPLSGPGRPHPEIFQGGNSSAARRMAGRVSDWYFSNGKDFDGVTEQIDDVRAAAEGRAVRFGLNGFLIARDTEKEARETLREIVAKANVEAVHGFRDAVAQAGQSTADRKGMWADSSFEDLVQYNDGFRTRLIGTPEQIAERIVEYKKRGVNLLLLGFLHYLEEVEYFGKHVLPIVRELEADLTPVGV from the coding sequence ATGTCCACAAGCGACGAACCGATCAAATTCGCCTACTGGGTCCCCAACGTCAGCGGCGGCCTGGTGACCAGCGATATCGAGCAGCGGACGGACTGGGGTTACGACTACAACCGCGAGCTTGCTGTTCTCGCCGAGAACAACGGGTTCGAGTACGCGTTGAGCCAGGTGCGGTACATCGCCAGTTACGGCGCCGCCTACCAGCACGAGTCGACCAGTTTCAGCCTTGCCTTGTTGCTCGCCACCGAGCGGTTGAAGGTCATCGCCGCTGTTCACCCGGGTTTGTGGCAGCCGGGGGTGCTCGCGAAGCTGCTGGCGACGGCTGATCACCTTTCCGGTGGCCGGGCCGCTGTGAACGTGGTCAGCGGGTGGTTCAAGGACGAGTTCACCAAGCTCGGTGAGCCGTGGCTCGAGCACGACGAGCGGTATCGGCGTTCGGAGGAGTTCATCCGGGTGCTGCGGGAGATCTGGACGAGTGAGCACGCCGAGTTCGCCGGTGACTTCTACCGGCTGCACGACTTCGATTTGAAGCCGAAGCCGCTCAGCGGCCCTGGGCGGCCGCATCCTGAGATCTTCCAGGGCGGGAACTCGTCGGCCGCGCGCCGGATGGCTGGTCGGGTGTCGGATTGGTACTTCAGCAACGGCAAGGATTTCGACGGCGTCACCGAGCAGATCGACGATGTCCGCGCGGCGGCGGAGGGCCGCGCTGTCCGATTCGGTCTCAACGGTTTCCTCATCGCGCGGGACACCGAGAAGGAAGCGCGCGAGACGCTCCGGGAGATCGTCGCGAAGGCCAATGTCGAAGCTGTGCACGGGTTCCGTGACGCCGTCGCGCAGGCCGGTCAGTCCACGGCGGACAGGAAGGGGATGTGGGCTGATTCGTCCTTCGAGGATCTCGTGCAGTACAACGACGGGTTCCGGACGCGGCTGATCGGCACGCCGGAGCAGATCGCGGAGCGGATCGTCGAGTACAAGAAACGCGGCGTGAACCTCCTTCTCCTCGGGTTCCTGCATTACCTGGAGGAGGTCGAGTACTTCGGCAAGCACGTCCTGCCGATCGTGCGCGAGCTGGAAGCGGACCTCACTCCTGTCGGGGTGTGA
- the ssuE gene encoding NADPH-dependent FMN reductase translates to MATILIVSGSPSPQAPTAVLLRRVSVVLNSLGHEVHQLAVRDLPTVALLSADLLDPAIRNAMDLVDRADGVVVASPVYRAAYSGLVQSLLNLLNKTALTGKVVLPLANGGTQGHLVAIDYALRPLLTARGATDVVPGHFVPDAEIRDEVSVSASAELDHAVRRFASAVAERPGLATAS, encoded by the coding sequence ATGGCCACGATTCTGATCGTGTCAGGCAGCCCGTCGCCGCAAGCGCCGACGGCCGTTCTGCTCAGGCGTGTGTCCGTGGTGCTCAACAGCCTTGGGCACGAGGTGCACCAGTTGGCGGTGCGTGACCTGCCGACGGTCGCGCTGCTCAGCGCGGACCTGCTCGACCCGGCTATCCGCAACGCGATGGACTTGGTCGACCGGGCTGACGGCGTGGTTGTCGCCAGTCCGGTGTACCGCGCCGCGTACAGCGGGTTGGTGCAGTCTCTGCTGAACCTGCTCAACAAGACCGCGTTGACGGGCAAGGTTGTGTTGCCGTTGGCCAACGGCGGTACTCAGGGGCATCTCGTCGCGATCGATTACGCGTTGCGGCCGTTGCTGACCGCGCGTGGCGCGACTGACGTCGTGCCGGGGCATTTCGTGCCGGACGCGGAGATCCGCGACGAGGTTTCCGTTTCGGCGTCCGCCGAACTCGACCACGCGGTGCGGCGGTTCGCCAGCGCGGTCGCCGAACGACCGGGGCTCGCTACTGCTTCATGA
- a CDS encoding sugar phosphate isomerase/epimerase family protein, translated as MLGFSTLGCPGLPLRDVAALARKYGIELVELRCAADEPVHAGLSKAERDAAVQALDGLGITALASYYRLCDDDISILADHVELAHDLGAPAIRIFPGRSPGTSVELAAQRLARAAEIAEGVTLLVETHDLLLRGTEIAAVLAQSGAGGIGAIWDAMHTWRAGETPAEAAEALLPWLGELQLKDAATATDRRPMVPGTGTVPIRETLAAARGFTGPIVLEHETKWYSDAAPFEESLAAFVTLMKQ; from the coding sequence ATGCTTGGTTTCTCGACGCTCGGATGCCCCGGCCTGCCGCTGCGTGACGTCGCCGCCTTGGCGCGCAAGTACGGCATCGAGCTGGTCGAGTTGCGGTGCGCCGCCGACGAGCCCGTGCACGCGGGCCTCTCCAAGGCCGAGCGCGACGCCGCCGTCCAGGCGCTCGACGGACTGGGGATCACCGCGCTCGCCTCGTACTACCGGCTGTGCGACGACGACATCTCGATCCTGGCCGACCACGTCGAACTGGCGCACGACCTCGGCGCACCCGCGATCCGGATCTTCCCCGGCCGCTCACCGGGAACCTCGGTCGAACTGGCCGCGCAACGGCTCGCCCGCGCGGCCGAGATCGCCGAAGGCGTCACCCTGCTCGTCGAAACCCACGACCTTCTGTTGCGCGGCACGGAGATCGCCGCCGTACTGGCCCAGTCGGGCGCCGGCGGCATCGGCGCGATCTGGGACGCCATGCACACCTGGCGCGCGGGCGAAACCCCGGCCGAAGCCGCCGAGGCGCTGCTGCCGTGGCTCGGCGAACTACAGCTCAAGGACGCGGCGACGGCCACCGACCGCAGGCCGATGGTGCCGGGCACCGGCACAGTCCCGATCAGGGAAACCCTCGCCGCGGCCCGGGGCTTCACCGGCCCGATCGTGCTGGAACACGAAACGAAGTGGTACTCCGACGCGGCGCCGTTCGAGGAGTCGCTCGCCGCGTTCGTCACCCTCATGAAGCAGTAG
- a CDS encoding winged helix-turn-helix transcriptional regulator, protein MLIADCPARLAFDIVSNTWNAVVIWALKDGPLRHSELRRRIGGISAKVLTETLRRLTDYGLVRPAYELTALGRTMLGPIEAMGKWAHEHGPDVSVVR, encoded by the coding sequence ATGCTCATCGCCGACTGCCCGGCCCGGCTCGCGTTCGACATCGTGTCCAACACGTGGAACGCGGTGGTGATCTGGGCCCTGAAGGACGGCCCGCTGCGGCACAGCGAACTGCGCAGGCGGATCGGCGGCATCAGCGCCAAAGTGCTGACCGAGACGCTGCGGCGGCTGACGGACTACGGGCTGGTCAGGCCCGCGTACGAACTCACCGCACTCGGCCGGACCATGCTCGGGCCGATCGAGGCGATGGGCAAGTGGGCGCACGAACACGGCCCGGACGTATCGGTCGTAAGGTAA
- a CDS encoding NADPH-dependent F420 reductase, with amino-acid sequence MRIGILGAGNMARGLGGLWTRAGHEVRYSNRSGAGSFAGAAAFGDVVLLAVPADGAEAVLKTVDVGGKVLVDCTNSIVQGAWTLATHPSMAERIAALAPGAQVVKAFNLCHESVWKRDDPAKLVPICGADPAAFGTVSALVRSIGCTPVNAGPLSRAVILEAAAAFVIGMAVGGFDPREAIDM; translated from the coding sequence ATGCGAATCGGAATTCTCGGCGCCGGGAACATGGCGCGTGGCCTTGGCGGACTGTGGACCAGGGCCGGGCACGAGGTGAGGTACAGCAACAGGTCCGGCGCGGGCTCGTTCGCCGGTGCCGCGGCCTTCGGTGATGTCGTTCTGCTGGCCGTTCCGGCTGACGGCGCTGAAGCCGTCCTCAAGACCGTCGACGTCGGCGGCAAGGTGCTGGTCGACTGCACGAACTCGATCGTGCAGGGCGCGTGGACGCTGGCGACCCATCCCTCGATGGCCGAGCGGATCGCCGCGCTGGCGCCCGGCGCGCAGGTGGTCAAGGCGTTCAACCTCTGCCACGAGTCCGTGTGGAAACGGGACGATCCGGCCAAGCTCGTGCCGATCTGCGGTGCCGACCCTGCGGCGTTCGGGACGGTGTCCGCGCTGGTCAGGAGTATCGGCTGTACGCCGGTCAACGCGGGGCCGCTGAGCCGGGCGGTGATCTTGGAGGCCGCGGCGGCGTTCGTGATCGGGATGGCCGTCGGCGGGTTCGATCCGAGGGAGGCCATTGACATGTGA
- a CDS encoding ArsR/SmtB family transcription factor: MTEDDARVFKALADSSRRFLLDLLFVRDGRTLTELESELEMTRFGVMKHLKVLEEAGLVVPRKSGREKLHFLNPVPIRLIHDRWIDKYTLQQVSALADLKAELERPMTTTRTVQVNRVYIKASAQTIWDAITKPEWTVKYGYQAPVEYDMRVGGAYRGLASEAMKEQGAPDVIIDGEVLEADPPHKLVQTWRMTYTGEPATTLTYELDEKEGGICCLTVTHDVTDAPQTAAQTGGMLEGHGGGWAEMLSDLKSLLETGKSMYA; encoded by the coding sequence GTGACCGAGGACGACGCCAGGGTGTTCAAGGCGCTGGCCGATTCCAGTCGTCGTTTCCTGCTCGACCTGTTGTTCGTCCGGGACGGCCGGACGCTCACGGAACTCGAGTCCGAGCTGGAGATGACGCGGTTCGGCGTGATGAAGCACCTGAAAGTGCTGGAAGAAGCCGGTCTGGTGGTTCCACGCAAGTCGGGACGGGAGAAGTTGCACTTCCTCAACCCCGTCCCGATCCGGCTGATCCACGACCGGTGGATCGACAAGTACACGCTGCAGCAGGTTTCCGCGCTCGCGGACCTGAAGGCCGAATTGGAGAGACCCATGACGACGACCAGGACCGTGCAGGTCAACCGCGTCTACATCAAGGCGTCCGCGCAGACGATCTGGGACGCGATCACCAAGCCGGAGTGGACGGTGAAGTACGGCTACCAGGCGCCGGTCGAGTACGACATGCGCGTCGGCGGCGCTTACCGGGGCCTGGCCAGCGAAGCCATGAAGGAGCAGGGCGCCCCGGACGTCATCATCGACGGCGAGGTGCTTGAGGCGGATCCGCCGCACAAACTCGTGCAGACCTGGCGCATGACGTACACGGGGGAACCCGCGACCACGCTGACGTACGAGCTCGACGAGAAGGAAGGCGGCATCTGCTGCCTGACTGTCACTCACGACGTCACGGACGCGCCGCAGACGGCCGCGCAGACCGGCGGCATGCTGGAGGGGCACGGTGGCGGCTGGGCCGAGATGCTCAGCGACCTGAAGTCGTTGCTGGAGACCGGAAAGTCGATGTACGCATGA
- a CDS encoding winged helix DNA-binding domain-containing protein — translation MHRFTWADVCARRLARHGLSTPLAAQPVDVVKAMAGTHAQVMSAAELGIALRIDGATRADVQNAPGLVKTFGPRGTVHFLPEADLPLWLGALAAVPTGPNPFDETVRMTAEQTEEVITAIGKALHGTELTVDELTDALASLVGPWAAEKVMPAFQDYWPRWRTVTHLAAIRGVLCFGANKGRKVTYTNPGAAPAPAAPSLRHVLHSYIGAYGPSTPQRFAHWLNGPVKWAAEVFASADLEQVEVEGELAWNLPGDTAVPESAGCVRLLPYFDGYAYRVGNQPPSLLYPGKAKERVLPQNFQYLIVDGTVAGLWHQRKSGRRVDITVEALVKLDKRRRAELDQQAQRVGEIIGATPNLTLGEVTVGGHA, via the coding sequence ATGCACCGCTTCACATGGGCCGACGTCTGCGCCCGACGGCTGGCCCGGCACGGGTTGAGCACACCGCTGGCCGCCCAGCCGGTCGACGTGGTCAAGGCGATGGCCGGGACGCACGCGCAGGTCATGTCCGCCGCCGAACTGGGCATCGCGCTGCGGATCGACGGCGCCACCCGCGCCGACGTCCAGAACGCGCCCGGCCTGGTCAAGACGTTCGGTCCACGCGGCACAGTCCACTTCCTGCCCGAGGCGGACCTGCCGCTCTGGCTCGGCGCGCTCGCAGCGGTGCCGACCGGCCCCAACCCGTTCGACGAGACCGTCCGGATGACCGCCGAGCAGACCGAGGAAGTCATCACGGCGATCGGCAAAGCGTTGCACGGCACGGAACTGACCGTCGACGAACTGACCGACGCACTCGCCTCGCTGGTCGGGCCGTGGGCAGCGGAGAAGGTGATGCCCGCGTTCCAGGACTACTGGCCGCGCTGGCGAACCGTGACGCACCTGGCCGCCATCCGTGGCGTGTTGTGCTTCGGCGCCAACAAGGGCCGCAAGGTCACGTACACCAATCCCGGCGCGGCACCGGCTCCCGCGGCGCCATCCCTGCGGCACGTTCTACACAGTTATATAGGGGCGTACGGGCCGTCGACTCCGCAACGGTTCGCACACTGGCTGAACGGACCGGTCAAATGGGCCGCTGAAGTGTTCGCGTCGGCCGATCTGGAGCAGGTCGAAGTGGAAGGTGAGCTCGCGTGGAACCTGCCGGGCGACACCGCCGTGCCGGAATCCGCTGGCTGCGTCCGCCTTCTGCCGTATTTCGACGGTTACGCGTACCGCGTGGGCAACCAGCCGCCGTCGCTGCTGTACCCCGGCAAAGCCAAGGAACGGGTACTGCCGCAGAACTTCCAGTACCTGATCGTCGACGGCACCGTGGCCGGGCTGTGGCACCAGCGCAAATCCGGCCGTCGCGTGGACATCACGGTCGAAGCGCTCGTGAAGCTGGACAAACGCCGACGCGCCGAGCTTGACCAACAAGCCCAGCGCGTCGGCGAGATCATCGGCGCCACACCGAATCTGACACTCGGCGAGGTCACCGTCGGCGGCCATGCCTAA